From one Melioribacteraceae bacterium genomic stretch:
- the pepF gene encoding oligoendopeptidase F — protein MKVLTKTIIALFLISFLSTNLFAQNAERDAIDAKYKWDNTVVFADVNAWIAAKDELAKKIELIDDNKGKLAESADNLYNTLTIYIDCLKDYYLTYDYAFRVADEDLRISTNQEYVQQMDNIGTKFSEASSYVSPEILKIDPATIEKFYQDKPELKEYAFFIEDIQRLRDHTLTQEQEQILASAGMVTGNPSNVYNIFDNAEKPQPKVTLTDGTELELSSSDFVRYRTSPDRDNRAKVFEAVFNNYGKFQNTIGANLAGKVSADWFYAKNRKYNSALEWSLSRANIPTSVYETLISQINENLPTLHRFLKLKQRMLGVDQLHYYDLYTSIVKEVDMQFSVDEGQDILLEVFKPLGEEYVSTTKKSFDERWIDYYPSTGKRSGAYSSGAAYDYHPYILMNWNDDYNALSTLAHELGHTMHSYFSNKTQPFIYSDYATFVAEIASTMNENLLNDYMVVNAKSDDEKLFLLGSYLELMRTTIFRQTSFAEFEWEIHKRIEAGEPLTGEKMSEIYFDIVKRYYGNDEGVCVVDDYIKYEWAYIPHFINYTYYVYQYSTSLIYATAFAEKVKAEGQPAVDKYYEILKGGGSDYPIELIKKAGLDPMSSEAFDLTMKRMNDVMDQIEVILDKK, from the coding sequence ATGAAAGTGCTCACCAAAACTATCATTGCTTTATTTTTAATCTCATTTCTTTCAACAAATTTATTTGCGCAAAATGCTGAACGAGATGCAATCGATGCAAAATACAAATGGGATAATACCGTTGTATTCGCTGATGTAAATGCTTGGATAGCTGCAAAGGATGAACTCGCAAAAAAAATCGAATTAATCGATGACAACAAGGGTAAACTTGCAGAAAGTGCTGACAATCTTTACAACACATTAACGATTTATATTGATTGTCTAAAAGACTATTACTTGACATACGATTACGCATTCCGTGTTGCTGATGAAGATTTAAGAATCAGCACAAATCAAGAATATGTGCAACAGATGGATAACATCGGGACAAAATTTTCGGAAGCAAGTTCTTATGTCAGTCCTGAAATTTTAAAAATTGATCCGGCAACAATTGAAAAATTTTATCAAGATAAGCCGGAACTAAAAGAGTACGCATTTTTTATTGAAGATATTCAAAGACTCCGTGATCACACATTAACACAAGAACAAGAACAAATTCTTGCAAGTGCAGGAATGGTAACCGGAAATCCTTCCAATGTTTATAACATTTTTGATAACGCAGAAAAACCACAACCAAAAGTTACTTTAACTGACGGCACAGAATTAGAATTGTCTTCATCAGATTTCGTAAGATATAGAACTTCTCCGGATAGGGATAATCGCGCAAAAGTTTTTGAAGCTGTATTTAACAACTACGGAAAATTCCAAAATACAATCGGAGCGAACTTAGCCGGAAAAGTTTCCGCTGATTGGTTTTATGCAAAAAACAGAAAATATAATTCCGCATTGGAATGGTCTCTAAGCAGAGCAAACATTCCTACCTCTGTTTATGAAACCTTGATTTCTCAAATAAATGAGAACTTACCGACACTTCATAGATTCCTAAAATTAAAACAAAGAATGCTAGGTGTTGATCAACTTCATTATTATGATTTATATACATCAATTGTAAAAGAAGTTGATATGCAATTTAGTGTGGATGAAGGACAAGACATTTTGTTGGAAGTTTTCAAACCTCTTGGTGAAGAATATGTAAGTACTACAAAAAAATCATTTGACGAAAGATGGATAGACTATTATCCGTCAACCGGAAAGAGAAGCGGTGCGTACTCATCGGGTGCTGCATATGATTATCACCCATACATTTTAATGAACTGGAACGATGATTACAATGCATTGTCAACGTTGGCTCATGAACTTGGTCACACAATGCATAGTTATTTCTCAAACAAAACACAGCCGTTTATTTATTCGGATTACGCAACATTTGTTGCTGAAATTGCTTCGACAATGAATGAAAATTTATTGAATGATTATATGGTTGTAAATGCAAAATCCGATGATGAAAAATTATTCCTACTCGGATCTTATTTAGAACTAATGAGAACTACTATTTTCCGTCAAACTTCATTTGCTGAATTCGAATGGGAAATTCATAAAAGAATTGAAGCCGGTGAACCTTTAACCGGTGAGAAGATGAGCGAAATTTATTTTGATATAGTAAAAAGATATTATGGAAACGATGAAGGTGTTTGTGTTGTTGATGATTATATAAAGTACGAATGGGCATACATTCCTCATTTTATTAATTATACATATTATGTATATCAATATTCTACTTCGTTGATTTATGCGACTGCCTTTGCAGAAAAAGTTAAAGCCGAAGGTCAACCCGCAGTTGATAAATATTATGAAATTCTAAAAGGCGGCGGTTCTGATTATCCTATCGAATTAATTAAGAAAGCCGGATTAGATCCAATGTCATCTGAAGCCTTCGATTTAACAATGAAAAGAATGAATGATGTAATGGATCAGATTGAAGTTATATTAGATAAGAAATAA
- a CDS encoding DUF493 domain-containing protein, with translation MILDNTNQNRPEIEYPCEWKYKIISKTPDEAVQAAEDAAKGFKFEITASNISKKGKYVSINLSVEVESEEERNLIFGKLESDSKVIMVI, from the coding sequence ATGATATTAGATAACACAAATCAAAATAGACCGGAAATTGAATACCCATGTGAATGGAAGTATAAAATTATTTCAAAAACTCCCGATGAGGCAGTTCAAGCAGCGGAAGATGCGGCAAAAGGATTCAAATTTGAAATTACGGCTTCCAACATTAGCAAGAAGGGAAAATATGTGAGTATTAATCTATCAGTTGAAGTAGAAAGTGAAGAAGAAAGAAATCTTATTTTCGGAAAACTAGAATCCGACTCAAAAGTCATTATGGTAATTTGA
- a CDS encoding c-type cytochrome, with the protein MKLHHYLFFLIVVFSMIAVTSCQTEEQPQKAELTQEELIARGKYIVSTSGCHDCHTPKKMTEQGPVPDENYLLAGHPADMPIPSYDKNIVREWALFSHTMTAVVGPWGVSFSANITSDGTGIGNWTYDQFKTAMTKGLYKGLEGSRPIMPPMPWQEFKNYTDEDLRAIFEYLKSTPPVQNVPPAYIPPDQM; encoded by the coding sequence ATGAAGTTACACCATTATTTATTTTTTCTGATTGTCGTTTTTTCAATGATAGCTGTTACTTCCTGCCAAACGGAAGAACAACCACAAAAAGCTGAGTTAACTCAGGAGGAATTAATCGCGCGGGGGAAATATATAGTTTCAACATCCGGATGTCATGATTGCCACACTCCAAAGAAAATGACTGAGCAAGGTCCTGTACCGGATGAGAATTATTTATTAGCAGGTCATCCGGCTGATATGCCGATTCCTTCATACGATAAAAATATTGTTCGAGAATGGGCATTATTTTCACACACTATGACGGCAGTAGTCGGTCCATGGGGTGTTTCGTTTTCTGCAAATATAACATCGGATGGAACCGGTATTGGGAATTGGACATATGATCAATTTAAAACTGCTATGACAAAAGGGTTATACAAAGGTTTGGAAGGTAGCCGACCGATTATGCCTCCAATGCCTTGGCAAGAATTTAAGAATTATACCGATGAAGATTTACGTGCAATCTTTGAATATCTAAAATCAACTCCGCCTGTTCAAAATGTTCCTCCGGCTTATATTCCACCGGATCAGATGTAA
- a CDS encoding S9 family peptidase yields the protein MKPKSFLQLMIAIVFISSNLWSQVLMNKEVIPPKAEKIPQELVTHGDTRIDNYFWMNQRDDQKVLDYLNAENSYTSEVMKKTEDFQQKLYDEIIGRIKQDDQSVPYKKNGYYYYTKYEEGKEYPIYCRKKGSLDAEEEVLLNVNEMAEGYAYYSVSGLNVSPDNKMLAFGVDTLSRRNYDIYIKNLETGDLLDYSITKTTGGSVWANDNKTLFYTRKDEQTLRAYKIFKHRINETEDNDKLVFHETDEEFSTFVYKTKSNKFIIIGSSQTVSNEYRFIDADTPDAEFKIIQSRERDLEYSLDHFGEHFYIVTNYNAKNFKVVKTPIDNTIKENWEDVIPHRNDVLVEGIEIFRDYFVVQEKSNALDQIRIINWEDGKDYYVEFQDEVYTARPSTNPEYDTDKLRFIYSSLVTPTSTYDYNMTTKERELMKQDEVLGDFDSNNYDSKRLYAIADDGTKIPISIVYRKGINTDGNNPTLLYGYGSYGYSQSAFFRSSILSLLDRGFIYALAHIRGGQELGRDWYDDGKLLNKINTFTDFIDCSEYLIEENYTNPDKLFIYGGSAGGLLVGAVVNMAPQLFKGAMAAVPFVDVVTTMLDDSIPLTTFEYDEWGNPNAKVYYDYMLSYSPYDQVKAQDYPNMLITTGYHDSQVQYWEPAKWVAKLREMKTDNNLLLFDCDMDSGHGGASGRFKAYKKTALQYAFMLDLVGIEE from the coding sequence ATGAAGCCAAAATCATTTCTTCAATTAATGATTGCAATAGTATTCATCTCATCAAATCTATGGAGTCAAGTATTAATGAATAAAGAAGTAATCCCTCCAAAAGCTGAAAAGATTCCGCAAGAATTAGTTACCCACGGCGATACACGTATAGACAATTACTTTTGGATGAATCAGCGAGATGATCAAAAAGTACTTGATTACCTGAACGCTGAAAACTCATACACTTCAGAAGTAATGAAGAAAACGGAAGACTTCCAGCAAAAATTATATGACGAAATTATAGGAAGAATAAAACAGGACGATCAATCGGTTCCGTATAAAAAAAATGGTTACTACTATTATACGAAGTATGAAGAGGGCAAAGAGTATCCGATTTACTGTAGGAAAAAAGGTTCACTTGACGCTGAAGAAGAGGTATTGCTCAACGTTAATGAGATGGCAGAAGGTTATGCTTATTATTCTGTTTCGGGATTAAATGTTAGTCCCGATAATAAAATGTTGGCTTTTGGGGTCGACACATTAAGTCGAAGAAATTATGATATATATATCAAAAATCTCGAAACCGGAGATTTACTTGATTACAGTATTACCAAAACAACCGGTGGATCGGTTTGGGCAAATGATAATAAGACGCTTTTTTACACACGCAAAGATGAACAAACCCTAAGAGCTTATAAAATTTTCAAACATAGAATCAATGAAACCGAAGATAATGATAAACTTGTATTTCATGAAACAGACGAAGAGTTTTCAACGTTTGTATATAAAACAAAATCAAATAAGTTTATCATAATCGGTTCTAGCCAAACTGTTTCGAACGAGTATAGATTTATTGATGCAGACACACCGGATGCGGAATTCAAAATAATCCAATCGCGTGAAAGAGATCTTGAATACAGCCTTGATCATTTTGGCGAGCACTTTTATATAGTAACAAACTATAACGCAAAGAATTTCAAAGTTGTGAAAACACCGATCGATAATACTATAAAAGAGAATTGGGAAGATGTAATTCCGCACAGAAACGATGTCTTAGTTGAAGGAATTGAAATCTTTAGAGATTATTTTGTTGTACAAGAAAAATCAAATGCACTCGATCAAATTAGAATTATTAATTGGGAAGATGGCAAAGATTATTATGTCGAATTCCAAGATGAAGTTTACACGGCTCGCCCTTCAACAAATCCTGAATATGATACTGATAAACTAAGATTCATTTATAGTTCACTTGTTACTCCAACTTCTACTTATGATTATAATATGACTACGAAAGAAAGAGAACTAATGAAGCAAGATGAAGTTCTCGGAGATTTCGATTCGAATAATTATGATTCAAAACGATTATATGCAATTGCCGATGACGGTACAAAAATTCCAATCTCAATTGTATATAGAAAAGGAATTAATACTGACGGCAACAATCCAACATTGCTTTACGGATATGGTTCTTACGGATACTCGCAGTCAGCATTTTTCCGCTCATCTATATTAAGTTTATTAGACCGTGGTTTTATTTACGCACTTGCTCATATCCGCGGTGGACAAGAATTGGGACGTGATTGGTATGATGACGGAAAACTTCTCAATAAGATAAATACATTTACAGATTTCATAGATTGTTCCGAATATTTAATTGAAGAAAATTATACTAATCCGGATAAACTATTTATTTATGGTGGAAGTGCCGGCGGATTACTTGTTGGTGCGGTTGTAAATATGGCTCCGCAATTATTCAAAGGTGCAATGGCAGCAGTTCCGTTTGTAGATGTTGTTACAACAATGTTGGATGATTCAATTCCTCTTACAACTTTTGAATATGATGAATGGGGAAATCCAAACGCTAAAGTTTACTATGATTATATGTTGTCATATTCTCCGTATGATCAAGTTAAAGCTCAAGATTATCCGAACATGTTAATAACAACCGGATATCATGATTCACAAGTTCAGTATTGGGAACCGGCAAAGTGGGTTGCTAAATTACGCGAAATGAAAACCGATAATAATTTATTATTATTTGATTGTGATATGGATTCAGGTCACGGTGGGGCATCGGGTAGATTTAAAGCATATAAGAAAACGGCTCTTCAATATGCATTTATGTTGGATTTAGTTGGTATAGAAGAATAG
- a CDS encoding N-6 DNA methylase: MLNNYLKQITTLYNKDEAREESYYDFLKDLLTEFSDQKRKRKINVTILPKATEAGNPDFKVNDGHWNQIGYIEAKTIGTDLNKIEDSEQLERYISTFPNVMLTNFTEFRFYRDGKFIDKVEIAHSKNITKLGAVPPELNEDKFFELLNNFLDYSIPKKFNAKSLATELAKRTRFLKDQVVAQELKANNKDIQSFHNAFKEFLIAGIDEDEFADLYSQTITYGLFAARLRADKKFNRKLAYDYIPKSIGILRDVFRFISSTDIPDQMISIVDDISEVLEVADTKKILEEYFVQGKGKDPVLHFYETFLEVYDPKTREKRGVYYTPEPVVSFIVRSLHEILKKEFGIAEGLAGDNVTLLDPAGGTLSFLAQAIQKAVEEKEEKYGKGVVKDFIRKTILNNYHAFELMMAPYAIGHMKMSFLLEELGYKLADDERVKYYLTNTLDMEELEEAKFPGMTSISHESHEAGKVKKQVPILVVLGNPPYSGHSSNTGEWISSEIKEYYKVDGKPLGEKNPKWLQDDYVKFIRFAQWKIDEAGTGVLGFITNHSYLDNPTFRGMRQSLMNSFDEIYILDLHGNSLKKEKTPDGGKDENVFDIRQGVAIAFFIKKEKKKKQVLHSEIYGTREKKYEWLEKKDINSVKWKELKPQSEFYLFVKSDSSLLAKYNELPKVTEIFPVNSVGIVTARDSLTVQWTKEDVWKTVRNFAKLDPELARQTYKLGNDVRDWKVYLAQKDLTDSGLEKEKIVEVLYRPFDLRYTYYTGNSKGFHCMPRGEVMKNLVSKNIALSIGRQFSVIGSDNYDIVFVSDSIVDFNLYRRGGELVFPLYLYPDTTKEDLFSGSASGEKEPNIAPEIFEQLKTNFKKDITAEQIFYYIYAVLYSNTYRTKYAEFLKIDFPRIPFTKDYKLFIKLGELGKELADLHLLKSKRLNKPITKFPIDGSNEVDKVSFQKEGHSELDSESAGKKTRSRIKSGMTDGKVFINKDQYFEPVPEEVWNYHIGGYQVCHKWLKDRKGRKLTLEERETYCKIVTALYHTIELQKQIDELYDGVEG; encoded by the coding sequence ATGCTCAATAACTACCTCAAACAAATAACAACCCTTTATAACAAAGACGAAGCTCGCGAAGAATCCTATTATGATTTCCTGAAAGATTTATTAACTGAATTCTCTGATCAGAAACGCAAAAGAAAAATTAATGTTACAATTCTGCCTAAAGCTACCGAAGCCGGAAACCCGGATTTTAAAGTCAACGACGGACATTGGAATCAAATAGGTTACATTGAAGCTAAAACCATCGGTACAGACTTAAACAAAATTGAAGATTCCGAACAACTCGAGCGCTACATTTCAACTTTTCCTAATGTGATGCTTACTAATTTTACCGAGTTCCGGTTTTATCGCGACGGAAAGTTTATCGACAAAGTTGAAATTGCTCATTCAAAAAATATTACAAAACTCGGGGCGGTTCCGCCTGAATTAAATGAAGATAAATTTTTCGAACTACTCAATAATTTCCTCGATTATTCAATACCGAAAAAGTTCAACGCAAAATCTCTTGCTACCGAACTTGCAAAACGTACTCGTTTTCTAAAAGATCAAGTTGTTGCACAGGAATTAAAAGCAAATAACAAGGACATTCAATCGTTTCATAATGCATTCAAAGAATTTTTAATTGCCGGTATTGACGAAGATGAATTTGCCGATCTTTATTCGCAGACAATTACTTACGGACTTTTTGCAGCTCGTCTACGCGCCGACAAAAAGTTTAACAGAAAATTAGCTTACGATTACATTCCCAAATCAATCGGTATTTTACGCGATGTGTTCCGCTTTATTTCGAGTACCGACATTCCCGACCAAATGATTTCAATTGTTGATGATATTTCTGAAGTGCTTGAAGTTGCCGACACAAAAAAAATTTTGGAAGAATACTTTGTGCAGGGCAAAGGCAAAGATCCCGTACTTCACTTTTATGAAACATTCCTCGAAGTTTACGATCCCAAAACAAGAGAGAAGCGAGGAGTTTATTACACGCCCGAACCTGTTGTCTCTTTCATAGTTCGTTCGCTTCACGAAATTTTGAAAAAGGAATTCGGTATTGCCGAAGGTTTAGCCGGTGATAATGTAACGCTTCTCGATCCCGCCGGCGGAACGTTGAGTTTTCTTGCGCAGGCAATTCAAAAAGCGGTTGAAGAGAAAGAGGAAAAGTACGGTAAAGGTGTTGTTAAAGATTTTATCAGAAAAACTATTCTCAACAATTACCATGCTTTTGAGTTAATGATGGCGCCTTATGCTATCGGGCATATGAAAATGTCTTTTCTTCTCGAAGAACTCGGTTACAAACTTGCAGACGACGAACGCGTAAAATATTACCTTACCAACACGCTCGATATGGAAGAACTTGAAGAGGCTAAATTTCCGGGTATGACTTCCATCTCGCACGAATCTCATGAAGCCGGCAAAGTGAAAAAACAAGTTCCCATTCTTGTTGTGCTCGGTAATCCGCCTTATTCGGGACATTCATCAAATACAGGCGAGTGGATTTCTTCCGAAATAAAAGAATATTACAAAGTTGACGGCAAACCGCTTGGCGAAAAAAATCCCAAATGGCTGCAGGATGATTACGTAAAGTTTATCCGGTTCGCGCAATGGAAGATAGACGAAGCGGGAACAGGTGTATTGGGATTTATAACAAATCACAGCTATCTCGATAATCCTACATTCCGTGGAATGCGCCAATCTTTAATGAACAGCTTTGATGAAATCTATATTCTCGATTTGCATGGCAATTCTTTAAAGAAAGAAAAAACACCCGACGGCGGTAAAGACGAAAATGTTTTCGATATTCGTCAGGGTGTTGCGATTGCATTTTTTATTAAAAAAGAAAAGAAGAAAAAGCAAGTTTTACATTCTGAAATTTACGGAACACGCGAAAAGAAATACGAATGGCTTGAAAAGAAAGATATAAATTCTGTTAAGTGGAAAGAGTTGAAACCACAGAGCGAGTTTTATCTTTTTGTGAAAAGTGATTCTTCGCTCCTTGCAAAATATAATGAGCTGCCGAAAGTTACTGAGATTTTCCCGGTGAATAGTGTGGGGATTGTTACTGCGAGAGACTCCTTGACAGTACAATGGACAAAAGAGGATGTTTGGAAAACAGTAAGAAATTTTGCCAAACTCGATCCAGAATTAGCACGGCAAACTTACAAACTTGGGAATGATGTTAGAGATTGGAAAGTATATCTTGCACAGAAAGATTTGACTGACAGTGGATTAGAAAAGGAAAAAATAGTTGAAGTACTTTATCGTCCATTTGATTTACGCTATACCTATTACACTGGGAACTCAAAAGGATTTCACTGTATGCCGCGTGGTGAAGTGATGAAAAATTTAGTTTCTAAAAATATTGCGTTATCAATTGGTCGTCAATTCAGTGTTATTGGTTCAGATAATTATGATATAGTATTTGTTTCTGATTCAATTGTAGATTTTAATTTATACCGTCGTGGCGGTGAATTAGTTTTTCCCCTCTACCTCTACCCCGACACAACCAAAGAAGACTTATTCAGCGGCTCTGCATCGGGCGAAAAAGAACCAAACATAGCACCGGAGATTTTTGAGCAGCTAAAAACAAATTTTAAAAAAGATATTACTGCTGAACAAATATTTTACTACATCTACGCGGTACTTTATAGCAACACTTACCGCACAAAATATGCGGAGTTTTTAAAAATTGATTTCCCGCGAATTCCGTTCACAAAAGATTACAAGTTGTTCATAAAACTCGGTGAGCTCGGCAAAGAACTTGCGGATTTACATTTATTAAAATCAAAGCGGTTAAACAAACCAATCACCAAATTCCCAATAGACGGAAGTAATGAAGTAGATAAGGTAAGCTTCCAAAAAGAAGGTCATTCTGAACTTGATTCAGAATCTGCCGGCAAAAAAACGAGATCCCGGATCAAGTCCGGGATGACAGATGGAAAAGTGTTTATAAACAAAGACCAATACTTTGAACCCGTTCCCGAAGAAGTATGGAATTATCACATTGGCGGATATCAAGTCTGCCACAAATGGTTAAAAGACCGCAAAGGAAGAAAACTCACGCTCGAAGAAAGAGAAACCTATTGCAAAATAGTAACAGCGCTTTATCATACAATAGAATTACAAAAGCAAATTGATGAATTGTATGATGGGGTTGAGGGGTAA
- a CDS encoding ATP-binding protein, which translates to MESPFQFGKVVEGNYFTNRKEDLKHLISNFDNGINTILLSPRRWGKTSLIKKALVKYNNNNKVKVCLIDLFGVRTEDEFFSLFAREIIKSTSTKVEEWIALSKDFLSRVAPQITIGTDPINDFNIKFNLNKDSKTASDILNLPEKIAEKKNIHVIYCIDEFQNLSSFSDSLKFQKLLRSVFQNHKKVVYCLFGSKRHMMLELFENKSMPFYKFGDLLNLEKIDKVELTKFIVSRFNSTKKDISESIAELIVTTMDRHSYYVQQFSHIVWNNTESIVTDKIFEYSLNKLLEQNSILFEREIENLSNTQINFLSALADEVTSGFSSKEVVLNYKLGSSANVVKIKNALIAKEIIDFENSNIVFVDPVFKLWFQKFYLRK; encoded by the coding sequence ATGGAATCACCATTTCAATTTGGAAAGGTTGTTGAAGGAAACTACTTTACTAATCGGAAGGAGGACCTGAAGCATCTTATATCAAATTTTGACAATGGCATTAATACAATCCTTTTATCACCAAGAAGATGGGGTAAAACTTCACTAATTAAAAAAGCATTAGTAAAGTACAACAATAACAATAAGGTAAAGGTTTGTCTAATCGATTTATTTGGCGTCAGAACAGAAGATGAGTTCTTTTCTTTATTCGCAAGAGAAATTATTAAATCCACTTCAACAAAAGTTGAAGAATGGATTGCGTTATCAAAAGACTTTTTGAGTAGGGTAGCACCCCAAATAACCATTGGCACAGATCCTATCAACGATTTCAATATTAAGTTTAATCTAAACAAAGATTCCAAAACTGCATCGGATATTCTAAACTTGCCCGAAAAAATAGCTGAGAAGAAAAATATCCATGTGATTTACTGTATTGATGAATTTCAAAATTTGAGCAGTTTTTCTGATTCTTTAAAATTTCAAAAACTGCTGAGATCAGTTTTTCAGAATCATAAAAAAGTCGTTTACTGTCTCTTTGGAAGCAAAAGACACATGATGTTGGAGCTATTTGAAAATAAGTCAATGCCTTTTTATAAGTTCGGTGATCTTTTGAATTTGGAAAAAATCGATAAAGTAGAACTTACTAAATTTATTGTCAGTCGCTTTAACTCAACAAAGAAAGATATTTCAGAATCAATTGCTGAACTAATAGTTACCACAATGGATAGACACTCGTATTATGTTCAACAATTTTCTCATATTGTATGGAATAATACCGAATCAATTGTAACTGACAAAATATTTGAATATTCACTCAATAAATTACTTGAGCAAAATTCGATTCTATTTGAAAGAGAAATCGAAAATTTAAGTAACACTCAGATTAATTTTTTATCTGCTCTTGCAGATGAAGTCACTTCCGGATTCAGTTCTAAGGAAGTAGTATTGAATTATAAATTAGGGTCTTCTGCTAATGTGGTTAAAATAAAAAATGCTTTGATTGCTAAAGAAATTATAGACTTCGAAAACTCCAATATTGTTTTTGTTGATCCAGTATTCAAGTTGTGGTTTCAAAAATTTTATTTGAGAAAATAA